A stretch of DNA from bacterium:
ATCGGGCATGTCTTTCTGGATGCCTCGACGTCCATCGTGATGGCGGACCGGGCCTTTGTGGTTTACAAGCTGGTGGCGGATATGTTCCTGGCCCGGACCATCAAGGTGCCCATGAAGGCGTTCACCCACGACCTGGACGCCATGTTGGCGGCCATTACGCCGGATACCCGCGTGGTGTTTGTGGCGAATCCGAACAATCCGACGGGCACCATGGTGGATCAGGCCGCCCTTGACCGGTTTATGGAGCAGGTCCCTGACCATGTGCTGGTGGCGTTTGATGAGGCCTATATTGAGTTGCTGCCTCCTGAGCGTCAGCCCGACTGTCTCAAGTATGTGCGCGCCGGTCGCAAGGTGATCATTCTTCGGACCTTCTCGAAAACCTATGGACTGGCCGGCTTGCGTATTGGATATGGAGTGGCTTCGGAGGAGTGCATCAAGCTGTTGCAGCGGGTGCGCCAGCCGTTCAATACCACGGCCATGGCGCAGGTGGCGGCCATCGCGGCGCTGGACGATGATGAGTTTGTTGCGCGGACCCGCGCCATGACCCGGGACGGGGTGGCGTATTTTGAGGCGATCTTCCGGAAAATGAAATTGGAGTTTGTGCCCACCTCGGCCAACTTCATCATGGTGAAGGTCGGCCCGGGCCGGAAAATCTTTGATGCCCTGCAACGGCAGGGAGTGATTGTACGACCCATGGATCCCTATGGCCTGCCCGAATATATCCGGATCACCATCGGAACCCGTGCCGAAAACCGGCGCTGTATTTCCGCGCTTAAAAAAGTTCTTAAAGACGCATGACACTCCCTCTCCCTTCAGGGGAGAGGGTTGGGGTGAGGGTGCAGACGGATATGAAAAAGGTAGCCATTATCGGATTGGGGTTGATGGGAGGCTCGCTGGGGCTGGCTTTGAAGCGACGGGGTCTGGCGAACGTCAGCGCTTCGGCACGCCGTGAGGATACCCGCCGCCTGGCCTTGTCCATGGGCGCGGCGGACGAGGTTTTCGAAACCCCGCAGGCGGCGTTGCGGGGGGCCGATGTGGCTGTATTCTGCACGCCGGTGTGCAGTATTCCTGCGCTGGCCAAAGAGTGTTTGACGGCCTTTGAGCCCGGTTGCGTGGTAACGGATGTCGGCAGCACCAAAGCCGGTCTGGCGGGGGAGATGTCCGGCCTTTTCCGTGGAACCGGCCTGGTGTTTGTGGGGAGTCACCCGATGGCCGGTTCTGAGAAAACGGGCATTGAGGTGGCCAATGCCGATCTCTATGAGGGTGCCGTGACCGCGTTGACGCCGCTGGCGAATGTTGCGGAGGTGGCGATTGCCACTATCGAGCAACTCTGGAAAGGGGTGGGGTCCGGGGTGGTCCGGTTGGCCCCTGAGGCCCATGATGAACTGGTCGCCCGCAGCAGCCATTTGCCGCATCTCATTGCCGCCCTGCTGGTGGCAACGGCGGGTCGTGACCAGCCTGCCGACTTACCGAAATTTTGTGGCCCGGGATTCCGCTCAACCACCCGGGTGGCCTCCGGTTCCCCGGACATGTGGCATGATATCGTGAAAACCAACCGAGGCGCCATTCTTGCTGAATTACACGCCTATGAAACTCAGCTGGGCGACCTGATTGCGGCCATGGAAAAGCAGGACTACGCAGCGGTTAAATCCTTCCTCGAGCACGCCCAGACCCTGCGCCGGAAATTGGCAGGGTGATTACGCGTCTTGCAGGACCTTGAGTTCCACGC
This window harbors:
- a CDS encoding prephenate dehydrogenase/arogenate dehydrogenase family protein, giving the protein MKKVAIIGLGLMGGSLGLALKRRGLANVSASARREDTRRLALSMGAADEVFETPQAALRGADVAVFCTPVCSIPALAKECLTAFEPGCVVTDVGSTKAGLAGEMSGLFRGTGLVFVGSHPMAGSEKTGIEVANADLYEGAVTALTPLANVAEVAIATIEQLWKGVGSGVVRLAPEAHDELVARSSHLPHLIAALLVATAGRDQPADLPKFCGPGFRSTTRVASGSPDMWHDIVKTNRGAILAELHAYETQLGDLIAAMEKQDYAAVKSFLEHAQTLRRKLAG
- the hisC gene encoding histidinol-phosphate transaminase — its product is MMTFNELARPWVSGLGVYEPGRPIEEVAREMGFQDASEIIKLASNENALGVSPKAVAAMKKAARQMHLYPDGGAFYLRQALGKKLGVSPDQIIAGSGSNELIEFIGHVFLDASTSIVMADRAFVVYKLVADMFLARTIKVPMKAFTHDLDAMLAAITPDTRVVFVANPNNPTGTMVDQAALDRFMEQVPDHVLVAFDEAYIELLPPERQPDCLKYVRAGRKVIILRTFSKTYGLAGLRIGYGVASEECIKLLQRVRQPFNTTAMAQVAAIAALDDDEFVARTRAMTRDGVAYFEAIFRKMKLEFVPTSANFIMVKVGPGRKIFDALQRQGVIVRPMDPYGLPEYIRITIGTRAENRRCISALKKVLKDA